One part of the Indicator indicator isolate 239-I01 chromosome 42, UM_Iind_1.1, whole genome shotgun sequence genome encodes these proteins:
- the EXOSC6 gene encoding exosome complex component MTR3: protein MPLDHRRVRGPEESQPPELWAGVLQQQEEEDEEGAAPRDPYALRPLFARAGLLSQAEGSAYVELSGGTKVLCAAWGPREAAEPGAPAGGGRLLCEFRRAPFAGRGARCRPGSAAEREAEREAAAALREALEPAVRLARYPRARLAVSALLLQDGGSALAAAISGAALALADAGVEMYDLAVGCALCRAPGPAGDWLLQPGEAEERRAAGRLTLALLPALNQVSAVLGGGEGDPPDAWAQAVRLGLDGCHRLYPVLRHSLLRAARRRGAPTGTA, encoded by the coding sequence ATGCCGCTGGATCACCGCCGCGTCCGGGGCCCGGAGGAGTCGCAGCCGCCGGAGCTGTGGGCGGgggtcctgcagcagcaggaggaagaggatgaggagggcGCAGCCCCGCGGGACCCCTACGCCCTGCGGCCTCTCTTCGCCCGGGCCGGGCTGCTGAGCCAGGCGGAGGGCTCGGCCTACGTGGAGCTGAGCGGCGGCACCAAGGTGCTGTGCGCCGCCTGGGGCCCGCGGGAGGCGGCCGAGCCCGGAGCCCCGGCGGGAGGCGGGAGGCTGCTGTGCGAGTTCCGGCGGGCGCCGTTCGCGGGGCGCGGCGCTCGCTGCCGGCCGGGCTCGGCGGCGGAGCGGGAGGCGGagcgggaggcggcggcggctctGCGGGAGGCGCTGGAGCCGGCGGTGCGGCTGGCTCGGTACCCGCGGGCGCGGCTGGCCGTCAgcgccctgctgctgcaggacggGGGCTCGGCGCTGGCCGCTGCCATCAGCGGCGCGGCGCTGGCGCTGGCGGACGCCGGCGTGGAGATGTACGACCTGGCGGTGGGCTGCGCCCTGTGCCGCGCCCCGGGGCCCGCCGGCgactggctgctgcagcccGGCGAGGCCGAGGAGCGCCGGGCCGCCGGCCGCCTCACCCTGGCGCTGCTGCCCGCCCTCAACCAGGTGTCGGCCGTGCTGGGCGGTGGCGAGGGCGACCCCCCCGACGCCTGGGCACAGGCCGTGCGCCTCGGCCTCGACGGCTGCCACCGCCTGTACCCCGTGCTGCGGCACAGCCTGCTGCGGGCTGCGCGCCGCCGCGGGGCGCCCACCGGCACCGCCTGA